In Mastigocladopsis repens PCC 10914, a single window of DNA contains:
- the ntrB gene encoding nitrate ABC transporter permease has protein sequence MVTLQRRSPSRTTQNALLSRLQKQYPNLVPPIIAIAIFLVIWQLFAWTPGATLPGPIQVVQETWILIMYPFYDRGGIDKGLFWQILASLQRVAIGYSLAAILGIGLGIVIGTNKTISKALDPMIQLFRTVPPLAWVPISLAALRQNEPAALFVIFITAIWPILINTAVGVKQIPQDYNNVAKVLQLSRREYFFNILIPAALPYIFTGLRLAIGLAWLAIIAAEIIMSGIVGIGFFIWDAYQNNNVSEIILALVYIGVVGLLLDKLMLWVQSRILPEEQK, from the coding sequence ATGGTAACACTACAAAGACGCTCTCCATCGCGTACTACCCAGAATGCTTTGCTGTCCCGTCTGCAAAAGCAATATCCCAATCTTGTGCCGCCAATTATCGCGATCGCCATCTTTCTAGTGATATGGCAACTATTTGCTTGGACTCCTGGAGCGACACTACCAGGACCAATCCAAGTGGTGCAAGAAACTTGGATACTCATTATGTATCCCTTTTATGACAGGGGTGGGATAGATAAAGGTTTATTTTGGCAAATCCTCGCTAGTTTACAACGGGTAGCGATTGGTTATTCACTAGCGGCAATTCTTGGTATTGGCTTGGGCATTGTGATTGGTACGAATAAAACCATATCCAAGGCATTAGATCCGATGATCCAATTATTCAGAACTGTGCCGCCTCTGGCTTGGGTACCAATTTCTCTTGCCGCCTTGCGACAAAACGAACCCGCTGCCCTTTTCGTGATTTTTATCACGGCGATTTGGCCAATTTTAATTAATACAGCAGTTGGGGTAAAGCAAATTCCCCAAGATTACAACAACGTAGCCAAAGTTCTGCAACTTTCTCGTCGCGAATATTTCTTTAATATCCTTATACCTGCTGCTTTACCCTACATTTTTACCGGGTTGAGGCTTGCGATTGGGTTAGCTTGGTTGGCAATTATTGCCGCAGAAATTATCATGTCCGGCATTGTTGGAATAGGCTTTTTTATCTGGGATGCCTATCAGAATAACAACGTCAGTGAAATTATTTTGGCTCTCGTCTATATCGGTGTTGTTGGTTTGTTACTAGATAAGTTGATGCTTTGGGTACAGTCAAGAATTCTGCCAGAAGAACAGAAATAG
- a CDS encoding ABC transporter ATP-binding/substrate-binding protein (This model describes the ATP binding subunits of ATP-binding cassette (ABC) transporters for nitrate transport, or for bicarbonate transport, in bacteria and archaea.) yields the protein MSVFVAVDQIKKVFPLADGSHYVALKEIDLQIQKGEFISLIGHSGCGKSTLLNMVAGLDLPTEGVVTLEGKRITKPGPDRMVVFQNYSLLPWRTVRENIALAVDATMNDLPASERRAIVEQHIDMVGLRPHADKQPGMLSGGQKQRVAIARALAIRPKLLLLDEPFGALDALTRGNLQEQLMKICEENQVTAIMVTHDVDEAVLLSDRIVMLTNGPESKIGDILEVDIPRPRKRMEVVEHPSYYSLRSEMIYFLNQQKLIKKLRARKTAVIARHGLEKVNLEIGFLPLTACAPLAVAKEKGFFAKHGLDEVTLVRESSWRGITDGIAGGYLDAAQMPSGMPVWLTVGGNDGRPVPVVSALTLTRNGNAITLDKRFYDQGVYTLADFKQLLQQSANQRHTLGMVHPSSMHNLLLRYWLAAGGIDPDRDVSLKTIPPAQMVADLQAGTIDGYCVGEPWNLRASTEGIGFTIATDLEIWLGHPGKVLGVREDWAAAYPNTHIALVKALLEACRYCADENNFQEVRQILARREYVSTNEDYIQLGDPNSSVCSLEQPMRQYAHHLFFGDGVNRPSRTEHLWMMTQMARWGDIPFPRNWLEILERVCRVNVFSTAARELGLLDIKYHRGPIQLFDGTVFNADDPIAYLNSLAIKRDFSIAEVVINSRQSPVAA from the coding sequence ATGAGTGTTTTTGTTGCGGTTGACCAAATTAAGAAAGTCTTTCCCCTAGCCGATGGTAGTCATTATGTTGCCCTTAAAGAAATTGACCTTCAAATTCAAAAGGGAGAATTTATCTCTCTGATTGGTCACTCAGGTTGTGGTAAATCCACGCTACTTAATATGGTTGCAGGTCTGGATCTGCCAACTGAGGGCGTAGTGACGCTAGAAGGAAAAAGAATCACTAAACCTGGTCCAGACAGGATGGTGGTGTTTCAGAATTATTCTCTGTTGCCTTGGCGGACGGTACGAGAAAACATTGCCCTTGCTGTGGATGCAACGATGAATGATCTACCTGCGAGTGAGCGGAGGGCAATTGTAGAGCAACATATCGATATGGTGGGGTTGCGTCCTCATGCTGATAAACAGCCAGGAATGTTATCGGGTGGACAAAAACAGCGGGTAGCGATCGCTCGTGCTTTAGCGATTCGTCCCAAATTACTCTTGCTTGATGAGCCGTTTGGTGCGTTAGATGCACTCACGCGAGGCAACTTGCAAGAACAGTTGATGAAAATTTGTGAGGAAAACCAAGTCACTGCCATCATGGTGACTCACGATGTTGATGAAGCGGTGCTGTTGTCCGACCGAATTGTGATGCTGACAAACGGACCAGAATCCAAGATTGGAGACATTTTGGAAGTGGATATTCCTCGACCCCGCAAGCGGATGGAAGTGGTGGAACATCCTAGCTACTACAGTTTGCGAAGTGAGATGATTTACTTCCTCAACCAACAGAAACTGATTAAAAAGCTGAGGGCAAGAAAAACAGCGGTCATTGCTCGTCATGGTTTAGAAAAAGTGAACCTCGAAATTGGTTTCCTCCCTCTCACTGCTTGCGCCCCTTTAGCTGTAGCAAAAGAAAAAGGTTTCTTTGCCAAACATGGTCTGGATGAAGTCACCCTAGTACGCGAATCTAGTTGGCGCGGCATTACCGATGGCATTGCTGGTGGATATTTAGATGCTGCTCAAATGCCTTCTGGAATGCCAGTTTGGTTGACTGTGGGAGGCAATGACGGTCGTCCTGTGCCAGTTGTCAGCGCCTTGACTCTCACCCGCAACGGCAATGCCATTACCCTAGATAAACGTTTTTATGACCAAGGGGTGTACACGCTCGCAGACTTCAAACAATTGCTGCAACAGTCTGCAAATCAACGGCATACTCTGGGGATGGTTCATCCTTCCTCAATGCACAATCTGCTTTTGCGTTACTGGTTAGCAGCTGGTGGTATTGATCCAGACCGAGATGTTTCCCTCAAAACTATTCCTCCGGCTCAAATGGTGGCAGATTTGCAAGCAGGAACTATTGATGGTTACTGTGTGGGCGAACCTTGGAACCTCCGGGCATCAACAGAAGGAATAGGCTTTACCATCGCTACAGATTTAGAAATCTGGCTAGGACACCCAGGCAAAGTTTTAGGGGTTCGTGAAGACTGGGCTGCAGCTTATCCCAATACCCATATAGCTTTAGTCAAAGCCTTGTTAGAGGCATGCAGATACTGTGCTGATGAGAACAACTTCCAAGAAGTGCGTCAAATTTTGGCTCGACGGGAGTATGTCAGTACCAATGAAGATTATATCCAACTTGGCGATCCAAACTCCTCTGTTTGTAGCCTAGAACAACCAATGCGACAGTATGCCCATCACCTGTTTTTTGGAGATGGCGTTAATCGTCCCAGCCGCACCGAACATTTATGGATGATGACTCAAATGGCGCGTTGGGGTGATATTCCCTTCCCCCGAAACTGGTTAGAAATTCTTGAACGGGTCTGTCGAGTCAATGTCTTCAGCACCGCAGCACGAGAACTAGGTCTGCTTGATATCAAATATCATCGCGGTCCTATCCAGTTATTCGATGGTACTGTGTTCAATGCTGATGACCCCATCGCCTATCTCAACAGTCTGGCGATTAAACGCGATTTTTCAATTGCAGAAGTTGTCATCAACTCACGGCAGTCTCCAGTAGCTGCTTAA
- a CDS encoding nitrate ABC transporter ATP-binding protein (This model describes the ATP binding subunits of ATP-binding cassette (ABC) transporters for nitrate transport, or for bicarbonate transport, in bacteria and archaea.) — MLNRALTYTETLREPVATSKRSNPFLVIEDASKVYPTPKGPYTVLDGVNLNVHEGEFICVIGHSGCGKSTLLNMVAGFTKPTSGGVLLNSKPITQPGPDRMMVFQNYALLPWRTAFENIYLAVNAVFPNKSKGEKSAIVRNHLALVGLSEAADKKPPQLSGGMKQRVAIARALAIRPQVLILDEPFGALDAITKEELQEELLKIWNERRCTVLMITHDIDEALFLADRLVMMTNGPAAKIGEILEIPFPRPRDRSRIMEDPQYYQLRNHALDFLYRRFAHDE; from the coding sequence ATGTTAAATCGCGCTTTAACCTACACCGAAACCCTCAGAGAGCCTGTAGCAACATCTAAGCGTTCAAATCCTTTCTTGGTCATTGAGGACGCTTCCAAAGTCTATCCCACGCCCAAAGGTCCTTATACAGTATTAGATGGCGTTAATCTCAACGTGCATGAGGGTGAGTTTATCTGCGTCATCGGTCACTCAGGATGCGGCAAATCGACACTGCTGAACATGGTTGCTGGTTTTACCAAGCCAACCTCTGGAGGAGTGCTGCTTAACTCCAAGCCAATCACTCAGCCTGGTCCAGACCGGATGATGGTATTCCAAAACTACGCTTTGTTGCCTTGGCGGACTGCTTTTGAAAACATTTATCTGGCTGTTAATGCCGTTTTTCCCAACAAGTCAAAAGGGGAGAAGTCAGCAATTGTACGTAACCATCTGGCACTCGTGGGACTATCAGAGGCTGCTGACAAAAAACCACCGCAACTTTCAGGGGGGATGAAACAACGGGTTGCCATTGCACGTGCTCTAGCAATTCGTCCCCAAGTTCTCATTTTGGATGAACCTTTTGGGGCATTAGATGCCATCACCAAAGAAGAATTACAGGAAGAATTGTTGAAAATTTGGAACGAACGGCGATGCACAGTGCTAATGATTACTCACGATATTGATGAAGCACTGTTTCTAGCAGACCGCTTAGTGATGATGACGAACGGACCTGCTGCCAAAATCGGTGAAATCCTTGAAATTCCTTTCCCCCGTCCGCGCGATCGCTCGCGGATTATGGAAGACCCACAATACTACCAGCTGCGGAACCACGCTCTAGATTTCCTCTACCGCCGCTTTGCTCACGACGAATAG
- a CDS encoding HAD-IC family P-type ATPase: protein MKTVTSEKTVTSNQWHTLSPVQVEKSLRSHIEKGLTAVEVIERHTQFGPNELSAKKEKPLWLKFILQYNQPLLIILVCAGAIKALIGEWINAGVIWGVTTTNAIISFLQEAKAESALAALASAVQTEATVIRDGKKLRISSQQLVPGDVVLLSSGDKVPADLRLVKVRDLQIDESALTGESVAVEKQTEVLTPETPLAERTNMAYAGGFVTFGQGTGIVVAIGNHTETGKISQLIEQRVDLTTPLTRKFNQFSQNWLYFVLGMATLTFAVGLGQRSFNDALEAAVALIVGAIPEGLPAVITVTLAVGVARMARRHAIVRKLPAVETLGSATVVCSDKTGTLTENQMTVQEIYVGGMLCAVTGSGYGSEGQILFNQQPVDLKQAPSLKECLVAGLLCNDSHIEQKNGNWVVIGDPTEAALIAAANKAGLRQPSVEKLMPRLDSIPFESQFQYMATLHTAGSQENTGLRIIYVKGSMEAILQRCQQMLDAQGNLTPIVKETLYQQADVMAKQGLRVLAFAKKSMPPTQNSINHSDIETGLIFLGLQGMIDPPRQEAIAAIHACQQAGIQVKMITGDNVTTASAIARRMGFRNRNKKIVAYTGTELAQMNTSELKNAVEDGVVFARVAPEQKLRLVEAIQSRGEIVAMTGDGVNDAPALKQADIGIAMGSGTEVSKEAADMVLTDDNFASIEAAVEEGRSVYKNLIKAICFILPVNGGESMTILISTLLGRELPILSLQILWLNMLNSITMTVPLSFEPKSTEVMKQPPRPANEPFLTGNRIKRILAVSLYNWTLIFGLFEWIRQAPWGSLPLARTMAIQALVMGRIFYLLSISQLLPSLAAKWSGSTESIKSAPAIAAGIVGAVILQIIFSQSNFINQVFSTTPLTLDQWLICFGVSLPMIAIAASINRFDPPN, encoded by the coding sequence ATGAAAACAGTAACCTCTGAGAAAACAGTAACCTCTAATCAATGGCATACTCTTTCTCCAGTACAGGTGGAAAAGAGTTTACGTAGTCACATCGAAAAGGGTTTAACTGCTGTTGAGGTCATTGAGCGACACACTCAATTCGGACCAAATGAGCTATCTGCTAAGAAAGAAAAACCTCTTTGGTTAAAATTTATCCTGCAATATAATCAGCCGCTTCTGATTATCTTGGTATGTGCGGGAGCTATCAAGGCGCTCATTGGAGAGTGGATTAATGCTGGGGTCATTTGGGGCGTAACTACCACCAATGCCATTATCAGTTTTCTTCAAGAAGCTAAAGCCGAAAGTGCGCTTGCTGCTTTAGCTTCCGCAGTTCAAACAGAAGCGACTGTTATCCGCGATGGCAAGAAGTTACGTATTTCATCCCAGCAGTTAGTCCCTGGCGATGTTGTGCTGCTCAGTTCTGGCGACAAAGTCCCAGCAGATCTGCGTCTGGTTAAAGTGCGTGATTTGCAAATCGATGAATCAGCCCTTACGGGTGAGTCGGTTGCCGTTGAAAAACAGACAGAAGTCCTGACTCCAGAAACCCCTCTGGCAGAACGCACCAACATGGCTTATGCAGGAGGCTTCGTGACGTTTGGACAAGGCACAGGCATTGTTGTCGCCATTGGCAATCATACTGAAACGGGCAAAATTTCCCAGTTAATTGAGCAACGGGTTGATCTGACGACTCCCTTGACTCGGAAATTCAACCAATTCAGCCAAAACTGGTTGTACTTTGTCTTGGGTATGGCAACTCTGACTTTTGCCGTGGGACTGGGACAAAGAAGCTTTAATGATGCTTTAGAAGCTGCGGTTGCTTTGATAGTTGGTGCAATTCCCGAAGGATTGCCAGCAGTAATTACTGTCACGCTGGCTGTGGGAGTTGCGCGGATGGCACGTCGTCATGCAATTGTTCGTAAGTTGCCTGCTGTAGAAACTCTTGGTAGTGCAACTGTTGTTTGTTCTGATAAAACCGGCACCTTGACAGAAAACCAAATGACTGTTCAAGAGATTTATGTCGGAGGTATGTTGTGTGCTGTCACTGGTAGTGGTTACGGCTCAGAAGGGCAAATTTTGTTCAATCAACAGCCAGTTGACTTAAAGCAGGCTCCATCTCTTAAAGAATGCCTCGTAGCTGGATTGTTGTGCAATGACTCCCACATAGAGCAAAAGAATGGCAATTGGGTAGTAATTGGCGATCCAACTGAGGCAGCATTGATTGCAGCTGCCAACAAAGCGGGATTGCGACAACCATCTGTAGAAAAGTTAATGCCACGGCTAGACTCTATCCCCTTTGAGTCCCAATTTCAGTACATGGCAACTTTACACACAGCAGGGAGTCAGGAAAATACTGGACTCAGAATTATCTATGTGAAGGGTTCGATGGAGGCTATTCTTCAGCGTTGTCAGCAAATGCTGGATGCTCAGGGAAATCTGACTCCCATAGTTAAAGAGACTTTGTATCAACAAGCCGATGTCATGGCAAAGCAGGGGTTACGGGTGCTTGCTTTTGCTAAAAAGTCGATGCCGCCTACTCAGAATTCCATAAACCATTCTGACATCGAAACCGGGCTGATTTTTTTGGGGTTGCAAGGCATGATTGATCCACCCCGACAAGAAGCGATCGCCGCTATCCATGCCTGTCAGCAAGCGGGAATTCAAGTCAAGATGATTACTGGCGATAACGTGACAACAGCAAGTGCGATCGCCCGTCGCATGGGGTTCCGCAACCGAAATAAGAAAATCGTGGCGTACACGGGTACTGAACTCGCCCAAATGAACACTTCCGAACTCAAAAACGCTGTCGAAGACGGTGTCGTTTTTGCCCGTGTCGCCCCAGAACAAAAACTCCGTTTGGTCGAGGCTATACAATCTAGAGGCGAGATTGTGGCGATGACTGGGGACGGGGTGAATGACGCACCAGCCCTCAAGCAAGCAGATATTGGCATTGCGATGGGAAGCGGTACTGAGGTTTCCAAAGAAGCTGCTGATATGGTGCTCACAGATGATAACTTCGCTTCAATTGAAGCGGCTGTCGAAGAAGGTCGTTCAGTTTACAAAAATCTTATCAAAGCGATTTGCTTTATTCTCCCAGTCAATGGTGGAGAATCCATGACAATTTTAATTAGTACGCTGCTTGGCAGAGAATTACCCATTTTGTCATTGCAAATTCTCTGGCTCAATATGCTGAATTCCATCACCATGACTGTACCGTTATCTTTTGAACCGAAATCTACGGAGGTCATGAAACAACCACCTCGCCCAGCCAATGAACCCTTCTTGACAGGCAATCGAATTAAGCGTATTTTAGCTGTCTCTCTCTACAACTGGACTTTGATTTTTGGGTTGTTTGAATGGATACGCCAAGCGCCCTGGGGTAGCTTGCCACTAGCCCGTACAATGGCGATTCAGGCTTTAGTTATGGGGCGAATCTTTTATCTGTTAAGCATTAGCCAATTGTTGCCTTCTTTAGCAGCCAAATGGAGTGGTTCAACCGAATCGATTAAAAGTGCGCCTGCAATTGCTGCTGGAATTGTCGGTGCTGTCATTTTGCAAATAATCTTCAGTCAATCTAACTTTATTAACCAAGTTTTCTCCACAACTCCACTAACCCTTGACCAGTGGTTGATCTGCTTTGGTGTCAGCTTACCAATGATTGCCATTGCAGCTTCCATCAATCGCTTTGACCCGCCTAATTAA
- the cutA gene encoding divalent-cation tolerance protein CutA produces the protein MNESANYGVVLVTASSVEEAEAIANALVEAKLAACVNLLPIHSIYTWQGQIHKEQEWQLLIKTDLSKFLILEAKIRELHSYQVPEIIALPIFAGSQPYLQWISQQVILTAESQVPSAE, from the coding sequence ATGAATGAATCAGCTAACTACGGTGTCGTATTAGTAACGGCTTCTTCAGTGGAGGAAGCAGAAGCGATCGCCAATGCTCTTGTGGAAGCTAAACTTGCTGCTTGTGTAAATTTGTTGCCAATTCATTCGATTTATACTTGGCAAGGACAAATACACAAGGAGCAGGAATGGCAACTGCTGATTAAAACAGACTTGAGCAAATTTCTCATTTTGGAAGCAAAAATTCGCGAACTGCACTCCTACCAAGTGCCAGAAATTATTGCTCTGCCTATTTTTGCTGGTTCTCAGCCCTATCTCCAGTGGATTTCTCAGCAGGTGATACTAACTGCTGAGTCCCAAGTACCCAGTGCTGAGTGA
- a CDS encoding Npun_F0813 family protein has product MFILKRQDVEISTIQHPKQDQLLQILYYQGQTFCLISVFKANQEEEAKALWRELTDNRGKACVLLEEPARYSVWRKVRLKQIGCDTGNPSRTRILTQACLLLLQAVYMDVEDFLGSRQAALFEKDIAQVLQQWQIPQLSSPKLVKNLLNMDLQQVSQIPSWQEHHIITLLQELHRLAKAYFGNTNFAEQVVDRLQDMPEGERDLFISWLNLSSLSKLWH; this is encoded by the coding sequence ATGTTTATTCTGAAACGGCAAGATGTTGAAATCTCGACCATTCAGCACCCAAAGCAGGATCAGCTCTTGCAGATCCTCTATTATCAGGGGCAAACTTTTTGTTTGATTAGCGTCTTCAAAGCCAACCAAGAAGAAGAAGCCAAAGCCTTATGGAGAGAATTAACCGATAACCGAGGTAAAGCCTGTGTTCTCCTAGAGGAACCAGCACGCTACAGCGTTTGGCGTAAGGTTCGTTTAAAGCAGATAGGTTGTGACACGGGTAACCCTAGCAGGACACGAATTCTAACTCAAGCCTGTCTTTTGCTGCTGCAAGCCGTTTATATGGATGTAGAGGATTTTTTAGGTTCTCGACAAGCAGCGTTATTTGAGAAAGATATTGCCCAGGTGTTGCAGCAGTGGCAAATTCCTCAACTCTCTTCTCCAAAGTTAGTCAAAAATCTGCTCAATATGGATCTGCAACAAGTTAGCCAAATACCAAGTTGGCAAGAACACCATATTATTACCCTCTTACAGGAACTGCATCGCTTGGCAAAAGCATATTTTGGCAATACCAACTTTGCCGAGCAAGTGGTTGATAGGTTACAAGATATGCCTGAGGGAGAACGAGATCTTTTCATCAGTTGGCTAAATCTATCTTCGTTGAGTAAACTGTGGCATTAG
- a CDS encoding PDDEXK-like family protein, with product MIEPSRGFILVVLHHTKNKADIAATKAIADLTAKGYKVIYPAIKFGGCCIRTTPPKSPNPFYWWEDFTNFTEEAIKRTYKEFGVDLTTRKVNLDSRIHTRKVERPSKEELQKLVWEKPTAQISKDFGVSDKAVEKWCKAYGIEKPARGYWVKKAYAKLSE from the coding sequence ATGATTGAACCAAGTAGAGGGTTTATATTAGTAGTGCTGCATCATACAAAAAATAAGGCAGATATTGCTGCTACCAAAGCAATAGCAGACTTAACTGCAAAAGGTTACAAGGTTATTTATCCAGCAATTAAATTTGGCGGTTGCTGCATCAGAACGACACCGCCAAAATCACCTAATCCTTTTTACTGGTGGGAAGATTTTACAAACTTTACAGAAGAAGCGATTAAGCGAACTTACAAGGAATTTGGAGTTGACTTAACCACTAGGAAGGTAAACTTAGATTCTAGAATTCATACTAGAAAAGTAGAAAGACCTTCCAAAGAAGAATTACAAAAACTGGTGTGGGAAAAACCAACAGCACAGATATCTAAAGACTTTGGAGTATCCGACAAGGCTGTCGAAAAATGGTGTAAGGCTTATGGCATTGAAAAGCCAGCTAGAGGATACTGGGTTAAAAAAGCTTATGCAAAATTATCAGAATAA